From a region of the Castor canadensis chromosome 7, mCasCan1.hap1v2, whole genome shotgun sequence genome:
- the Nipal3 gene encoding NIPA-like protein 3 isoform X3: MDGAQGTGLRLQQLPPTSSATPVSGSIESSFSYKENLIGALLAIFGHLVVSIALNLQKYCHIRLAGSKDPRAYFKTKTWWLGLFLMLLGELGVFASYAFAPLSLIVPLSAVSVIASAIIGIIFIKEKWKPRDFLRRYVLSFVGCGLAIVGTYLLVTFAPNSHEKMTGENITRHLVSWPFLLYMLVEIVLFCLLLYFYKEKNANNIVVILLLVALLGSMTVVTVKAVSGMLVLSIQGNLQLDYPIFYVMFVCMVATAVYQAAFLSQASQIYDSSLIASVGYILSTTVAITAGAIFYLDFIGEDVLHICMFALGCLIAFLGVFLITRNRKKAIPFEPYISMDAMPGLQSMHDKGMTVQPDLKASFSYGALESNDNISESYAPATLPVMQEEHGSRSSPGVPYRVLEHTKKE; this comes from the exons GAAAATTTGATTGGTGCCCTCCTGGCGATTTTCGGGCACCTTGTGGTCAGCATTGCACTTAACCTGCAG AAGTACTGCCACATCCGCCTGGCAGGCTCCAAGGACCCCCGGGCCTATTTCAAGACCAAGACATGGTGGCTGGGCCTGTTCCTGATGCTGCTGGGAGAACTGGGCGTTTTTGCCTCCTATGCCTTCGCCCCACTCTCACTCATCGTGCCCCTCAGCGCAGTCTCTGTGATAG CAAGCGCCATCATAGGAATCATATTCATCAAGGAAAAATGGAAACCGAGAGACTTTCTGC GGCGCTATGTTTTGTCCTTTGTGGGCTGTGGTTTGGCAATTGTGGGTACCTACCTGCTGGTGACATTCGCACCTAACAGCCATGAGAAGATGACGGGTGAAAACATCACCAGGCACCTTGTGAGCTGGCCTTTCCTCCTGTACATG CTGGTGGAGATTGTCCTGTTCTGCCTGCTGCTGTACTTCTACAAGGAGAAGAACGCCAACAACATTGTCGTGATTCTCCTCCTGGTGGCCTTACTAG GCTCCATGACAGTGGTGACAGTCAAGGCTGTGTCTGGGATGCTGGTCCTGTCGATTCAAGGCAATCTGCAGCTCGACTACCCTATCTTCTATGTGATGTTCGTATGCATGGTAGCCACTGCTGTCTACCAGGCTGC GTTCTTAAGTCAAGCCTCACAGATCTATGATTCCTCCTTGAtcgccagtgtgggctacatccTGTCCACCACCGTGGCCATCACAGCCG GTGCCATCTTTTACCTGGACTTCATCGGGGAGGACGTGCTGCATATCTGTATGTTTGCCCTGGG GTGCCTCATCGCCTTCTTGGGCGTCTTCTTGATCACACGTAACAGGAAGAAGGCTATTCCATTTGAGCCCTATATTTCCATGGACGCCATGCCAG GTCTGCAAAGCATGCACGACAAGGGGATGACAGTCCAGCCTGACCTCAAAGCTTCTTTTTCCTATGGGGCCCTGGAAAGCAATGACAACATTTCTGAGAGCTATGCTCCTGCCACCCTGCCGGTCATGCAGGAAGAACACGGTTCCAGAAGCAGCCCTGGGGTTCCCTACCGAGTCCTGGAACATACCAAGAAGGAATGA
- the Nipal3 gene encoding NIPA-like protein 3 isoform X5, with the protein MDGAQGTGLRLQQLPPTSSATPVSGSIESSFSYKENLIGALLAIFGHLVVSIALNLQKYCHIRLAGSKDPRAYFKTKTWWLGLFLMLLGELGVFASYAFAPLSLIVPLSAVSVIASAIIGIIFIKEKWKPRDFLRKFIHVNPDLHCAQDFIRYKTSSSQLRGHLPSAPSVGRYVLSFVGCGLAIVGTYLLVTFAPNSHEKMTGENITRHLVSWPFLLYMLVEIVLFCLLLYFYKEKNANNIVVILLLVALLGAIFYLDFIGEDVLHICMFALGCLIAFLGVFLITRNRKKAIPFEPYISMDAMPGLQSMHDKGMTVQPDLKASFSYGALESNDNISESYAPATLPVMQEEHGSRSSPGVPYRVLEHTKKE; encoded by the exons GAAAATTTGATTGGTGCCCTCCTGGCGATTTTCGGGCACCTTGTGGTCAGCATTGCACTTAACCTGCAG AAGTACTGCCACATCCGCCTGGCAGGCTCCAAGGACCCCCGGGCCTATTTCAAGACCAAGACATGGTGGCTGGGCCTGTTCCTGATGCTGCTGGGAGAACTGGGCGTTTTTGCCTCCTATGCCTTCGCCCCACTCTCACTCATCGTGCCCCTCAGCGCAGTCTCTGTGATAG CAAGCGCCATCATAGGAATCATATTCATCAAGGAAAAATGGAAACCGAGAGACTTTCTGCGTAAGTTCATCCACGTGAATCCTGACCTTCACTGTGCTCAAGATTTTATTCGTTATAAAACCAGCTCATCCCAACTGAGAGGCCATCTGCCATCTGCCCCCTCTGTAG GGCGCTATGTTTTGTCCTTTGTGGGCTGTGGTTTGGCAATTGTGGGTACCTACCTGCTGGTGACATTCGCACCTAACAGCCATGAGAAGATGACGGGTGAAAACATCACCAGGCACCTTGTGAGCTGGCCTTTCCTCCTGTACATG CTGGTGGAGATTGTCCTGTTCTGCCTGCTGCTGTACTTCTACAAGGAGAAGAACGCCAACAACATTGTCGTGATTCTCCTCCTGGTGGCCTTACTAG GTGCCATCTTTTACCTGGACTTCATCGGGGAGGACGTGCTGCATATCTGTATGTTTGCCCTGGG GTGCCTCATCGCCTTCTTGGGCGTCTTCTTGATCACACGTAACAGGAAGAAGGCTATTCCATTTGAGCCCTATATTTCCATGGACGCCATGCCAG GTCTGCAAAGCATGCACGACAAGGGGATGACAGTCCAGCCTGACCTCAAAGCTTCTTTTTCCTATGGGGCCCTGGAAAGCAATGACAACATTTCTGAGAGCTATGCTCCTGCCACCCTGCCGGTCATGCAGGAAGAACACGGTTCCAGAAGCAGCCCTGGGGTTCCCTACCGAGTCCTGGAACATACCAAGAAGGAATGA
- the Nipal3 gene encoding NIPA-like protein 3 isoform X1 translates to MDGAQGTGLRLQQLPPTSSATPVSGSIESSFSYKENLIGALLAIFGHLVVSIALNLQKYCHIRLAGSKDPRAYFKTKTWWLGLFLMLLGELGVFASYAFAPLSLIVPLSAVSVIASAIIGIIFIKEKWKPRDFLRKFIHVNPDLHCAQDFIRYKTSSSQLRGHLPSAPSVGRYVLSFVGCGLAIVGTYLLVTFAPNSHEKMTGENITRHLVSWPFLLYMLVEIVLFCLLLYFYKEKNANNIVVILLLVALLGSMTVVTVKAVSGMLVLSIQGNLQLDYPIFYVMFVCMVATAVYQAAFLSQASQIYDSSLIASVGYILSTTVAITAGAIFYLDFIGEDVLHICMFALGCLIAFLGVFLITRNRKKAIPFEPYISMDAMPGLQSMHDKGMTVQPDLKASFSYGALESNDNISESYAPATLPVMQEEHGSRSSPGVPYRVLEHTKKE, encoded by the exons GAAAATTTGATTGGTGCCCTCCTGGCGATTTTCGGGCACCTTGTGGTCAGCATTGCACTTAACCTGCAG AAGTACTGCCACATCCGCCTGGCAGGCTCCAAGGACCCCCGGGCCTATTTCAAGACCAAGACATGGTGGCTGGGCCTGTTCCTGATGCTGCTGGGAGAACTGGGCGTTTTTGCCTCCTATGCCTTCGCCCCACTCTCACTCATCGTGCCCCTCAGCGCAGTCTCTGTGATAG CAAGCGCCATCATAGGAATCATATTCATCAAGGAAAAATGGAAACCGAGAGACTTTCTGCGTAAGTTCATCCACGTGAATCCTGACCTTCACTGTGCTCAAGATTTTATTCGTTATAAAACCAGCTCATCCCAACTGAGAGGCCATCTGCCATCTGCCCCCTCTGTAG GGCGCTATGTTTTGTCCTTTGTGGGCTGTGGTTTGGCAATTGTGGGTACCTACCTGCTGGTGACATTCGCACCTAACAGCCATGAGAAGATGACGGGTGAAAACATCACCAGGCACCTTGTGAGCTGGCCTTTCCTCCTGTACATG CTGGTGGAGATTGTCCTGTTCTGCCTGCTGCTGTACTTCTACAAGGAGAAGAACGCCAACAACATTGTCGTGATTCTCCTCCTGGTGGCCTTACTAG GCTCCATGACAGTGGTGACAGTCAAGGCTGTGTCTGGGATGCTGGTCCTGTCGATTCAAGGCAATCTGCAGCTCGACTACCCTATCTTCTATGTGATGTTCGTATGCATGGTAGCCACTGCTGTCTACCAGGCTGC GTTCTTAAGTCAAGCCTCACAGATCTATGATTCCTCCTTGAtcgccagtgtgggctacatccTGTCCACCACCGTGGCCATCACAGCCG GTGCCATCTTTTACCTGGACTTCATCGGGGAGGACGTGCTGCATATCTGTATGTTTGCCCTGGG GTGCCTCATCGCCTTCTTGGGCGTCTTCTTGATCACACGTAACAGGAAGAAGGCTATTCCATTTGAGCCCTATATTTCCATGGACGCCATGCCAG GTCTGCAAAGCATGCACGACAAGGGGATGACAGTCCAGCCTGACCTCAAAGCTTCTTTTTCCTATGGGGCCCTGGAAAGCAATGACAACATTTCTGAGAGCTATGCTCCTGCCACCCTGCCGGTCATGCAGGAAGAACACGGTTCCAGAAGCAGCCCTGGGGTTCCCTACCGAGTCCTGGAACATACCAAGAAGGAATGA
- the Nipal3 gene encoding NIPA-like protein 3 isoform X2, with protein sequence MVVHTCNPNTWEAEAEGLRVQGQPGLHSEFKACLGYMKYCHIRLAGSKDPRAYFKTKTWWLGLFLMLLGELGVFASYAFAPLSLIVPLSAVSVIASAIIGIIFIKEKWKPRDFLRKFIHVNPDLHCAQDFIRYKTSSSQLRGHLPSAPSVGRYVLSFVGCGLAIVGTYLLVTFAPNSHEKMTGENITRHLVSWPFLLYMLVEIVLFCLLLYFYKEKNANNIVVILLLVALLGSMTVVTVKAVSGMLVLSIQGNLQLDYPIFYVMFVCMVATAVYQAAFLSQASQIYDSSLIASVGYILSTTVAITAGAIFYLDFIGEDVLHICMFALGCLIAFLGVFLITRNRKKAIPFEPYISMDAMPGLQSMHDKGMTVQPDLKASFSYGALESNDNISESYAPATLPVMQEEHGSRSSPGVPYRVLEHTKKE encoded by the exons atggtggtacacacttgtaatcccaatacttgggaggctgaggcagaaggattgagagtgcaaggccagcctggactacatagtgaattcaaggCCTGTCTGGGCTAtatg AAGTACTGCCACATCCGCCTGGCAGGCTCCAAGGACCCCCGGGCCTATTTCAAGACCAAGACATGGTGGCTGGGCCTGTTCCTGATGCTGCTGGGAGAACTGGGCGTTTTTGCCTCCTATGCCTTCGCCCCACTCTCACTCATCGTGCCCCTCAGCGCAGTCTCTGTGATAG CAAGCGCCATCATAGGAATCATATTCATCAAGGAAAAATGGAAACCGAGAGACTTTCTGCGTAAGTTCATCCACGTGAATCCTGACCTTCACTGTGCTCAAGATTTTATTCGTTATAAAACCAGCTCATCCCAACTGAGAGGCCATCTGCCATCTGCCCCCTCTGTAG GGCGCTATGTTTTGTCCTTTGTGGGCTGTGGTTTGGCAATTGTGGGTACCTACCTGCTGGTGACATTCGCACCTAACAGCCATGAGAAGATGACGGGTGAAAACATCACCAGGCACCTTGTGAGCTGGCCTTTCCTCCTGTACATG CTGGTGGAGATTGTCCTGTTCTGCCTGCTGCTGTACTTCTACAAGGAGAAGAACGCCAACAACATTGTCGTGATTCTCCTCCTGGTGGCCTTACTAG GCTCCATGACAGTGGTGACAGTCAAGGCTGTGTCTGGGATGCTGGTCCTGTCGATTCAAGGCAATCTGCAGCTCGACTACCCTATCTTCTATGTGATGTTCGTATGCATGGTAGCCACTGCTGTCTACCAGGCTGC GTTCTTAAGTCAAGCCTCACAGATCTATGATTCCTCCTTGAtcgccagtgtgggctacatccTGTCCACCACCGTGGCCATCACAGCCG GTGCCATCTTTTACCTGGACTTCATCGGGGAGGACGTGCTGCATATCTGTATGTTTGCCCTGGG GTGCCTCATCGCCTTCTTGGGCGTCTTCTTGATCACACGTAACAGGAAGAAGGCTATTCCATTTGAGCCCTATATTTCCATGGACGCCATGCCAG GTCTGCAAAGCATGCACGACAAGGGGATGACAGTCCAGCCTGACCTCAAAGCTTCTTTTTCCTATGGGGCCCTGGAAAGCAATGACAACATTTCTGAGAGCTATGCTCCTGCCACCCTGCCGGTCATGCAGGAAGAACACGGTTCCAGAAGCAGCCCTGGGGTTCCCTACCGAGTCCTGGAACATACCAAGAAGGAATGA
- the Nipal3 gene encoding NIPA-like protein 3 isoform X4, whose product MDGAQGTGLRLQQLPPTSSATPVSGSIESSFSYKENLIGALLAIFGHLVVSIALNLQKYCHIRLAGSKDPRAYFKTKTWWLGLFLMLLGELGVFASYAFAPLSLIVPLSAVSVIASAIIGIIFIKEKWKPRDFLRKFIHVNPDLHCAQDFIRYKTSSSQLRGHLPSAPSVGRYVLSFVGCGLAIVGTYLLVTFAPNSHEKMTGENITRHLVSWPFLLYMLVEIVLFCLLLYFYKEKNANNIVVILLLVALLGSMTVVTVKAVSGMLVLSIQGNLQLDYPIFYVMFVCMVATAVYQAAFLSQASQIYDSSLIASVGYILSTTVAITAGAIFYLDFIGEDVLHICMFALGCLIAFLGVFLITRNRKKAIPFEPYISMDAMPDEGAG is encoded by the exons GAAAATTTGATTGGTGCCCTCCTGGCGATTTTCGGGCACCTTGTGGTCAGCATTGCACTTAACCTGCAG AAGTACTGCCACATCCGCCTGGCAGGCTCCAAGGACCCCCGGGCCTATTTCAAGACCAAGACATGGTGGCTGGGCCTGTTCCTGATGCTGCTGGGAGAACTGGGCGTTTTTGCCTCCTATGCCTTCGCCCCACTCTCACTCATCGTGCCCCTCAGCGCAGTCTCTGTGATAG CAAGCGCCATCATAGGAATCATATTCATCAAGGAAAAATGGAAACCGAGAGACTTTCTGCGTAAGTTCATCCACGTGAATCCTGACCTTCACTGTGCTCAAGATTTTATTCGTTATAAAACCAGCTCATCCCAACTGAGAGGCCATCTGCCATCTGCCCCCTCTGTAG GGCGCTATGTTTTGTCCTTTGTGGGCTGTGGTTTGGCAATTGTGGGTACCTACCTGCTGGTGACATTCGCACCTAACAGCCATGAGAAGATGACGGGTGAAAACATCACCAGGCACCTTGTGAGCTGGCCTTTCCTCCTGTACATG CTGGTGGAGATTGTCCTGTTCTGCCTGCTGCTGTACTTCTACAAGGAGAAGAACGCCAACAACATTGTCGTGATTCTCCTCCTGGTGGCCTTACTAG GCTCCATGACAGTGGTGACAGTCAAGGCTGTGTCTGGGATGCTGGTCCTGTCGATTCAAGGCAATCTGCAGCTCGACTACCCTATCTTCTATGTGATGTTCGTATGCATGGTAGCCACTGCTGTCTACCAGGCTGC GTTCTTAAGTCAAGCCTCACAGATCTATGATTCCTCCTTGAtcgccagtgtgggctacatccTGTCCACCACCGTGGCCATCACAGCCG GTGCCATCTTTTACCTGGACTTCATCGGGGAGGACGTGCTGCATATCTGTATGTTTGCCCTGGG GTGCCTCATCGCCTTCTTGGGCGTCTTCTTGATCACACGTAACAGGAAGAAGGCTATTCCATTTGAGCCCTATATTTCCATGGACGCCATGCCAG ATGAGGGCGCTGGATAG